The following are encoded together in the Tepidiforma bonchosmolovskayae genome:
- a CDS encoding MBL fold metallo-hydrolase, translated as MEKPVRYRVGNLDIAVICDGYIKLDAGAVMGLVPRVLWEPIIGPENIDREHRMKLSLNCIVVRSGDEVLLVDTGMGDKVQGTPRERGFPGEYGKLLEGLRALGLGPEDVTVVANTHLHADHCGWNTRRAGDGRLVPTFPRARYIIQAGEFDAAMHPNERTRGTYFEENFAPLAESGQLELVEGETELIPGVTYWPTPGHTADHASIVLSSAGETAIYTGDLVHHAVQIERPAWIAAFDILPLMSLESKKKLAERALRENALLICVHNPFPGAGRLIERDGRRTFVPA; from the coding sequence ATGGAGAAGCCGGTCCGGTACCGCGTAGGGAACCTCGATATCGCCGTCATCTGCGACGGCTACATCAAGCTCGACGCGGGAGCGGTAATGGGGCTGGTGCCGCGGGTGCTCTGGGAGCCGATCATCGGGCCGGAAAACATCGACCGGGAGCACCGGATGAAGCTCTCGCTGAACTGCATCGTGGTGCGGAGCGGGGACGAGGTGCTGCTGGTCGACACCGGGATGGGCGACAAGGTGCAGGGCACGCCGCGGGAGCGTGGATTCCCGGGGGAGTACGGGAAACTGCTCGAGGGGCTGCGAGCGCTGGGGCTGGGCCCGGAGGACGTCACAGTGGTGGCGAACACGCACCTGCACGCCGACCACTGCGGGTGGAACACGCGTCGGGCCGGGGACGGACGGCTGGTGCCGACGTTTCCGCGGGCGCGGTACATCATCCAGGCGGGGGAGTTCGACGCGGCGATGCACCCGAACGAGCGGACGCGCGGGACGTACTTCGAGGAGAACTTCGCGCCGCTGGCGGAGTCGGGGCAGCTGGAGCTGGTGGAGGGGGAAACGGAGCTCATCCCGGGGGTGACGTACTGGCCGACGCCGGGGCACACGGCTGACCACGCCTCGATCGTGCTCAGTTCGGCGGGGGAGACGGCGATTTACACGGGCGACCTGGTGCACCACGCGGTGCAGATCGAGCGGCCGGCGTGGATCGCGGCGTTCGATATCCTGCCGCTCATGTCGCTCGAATCGAAGAAGAAGCTGGCCGAGCGGGCGCTGCGGGAGAACGCGCTGCTGATCTGCGTGCACAACCCCTTCCCCGGAGCGGGGCGGCTGATCGAGCGGGACGGCCGGCGGACGTTCGTGCCGGCATGA
- a CDS encoding SIMPL domain-containing protein — translation MTRSRRSAALIAVAALVLFAAACSGDTTILSGESPTDLGITVTGTGEAAAPPDMATLDLGIEVAASSVADARERAAQAAARLIASVKANGVADRDIQTRAIAVQPQYDYSRPGAPVITGYAVQNVLTVRVRDLDRLGRVIDDALAAAGDAARLNSLQLGFSKQDDLLETARKNAVTDARRRAETFAAAAGVRVGDVLAITETAAGGPVPLGLPAGRSAADTATPVEVGESTVTVTVSVRFAIEQ, via the coding sequence ATGACCCGCTCGCGCCGCTCCGCGGCGCTCATCGCCGTCGCCGCCCTCGTCCTCTTCGCTGCCGCCTGCAGCGGTGACACCACCATCCTGTCAGGAGAATCGCCCACGGACCTCGGCATCACCGTCACCGGCACCGGCGAAGCCGCCGCCCCGCCCGATATGGCGACCCTCGACCTCGGCATCGAAGTCGCCGCATCCTCCGTCGCCGACGCCCGCGAACGCGCCGCCCAGGCTGCGGCCCGCCTCATCGCTTCCGTCAAAGCCAACGGCGTCGCCGACCGCGACATCCAGACCCGCGCCATCGCCGTCCAGCCCCAGTACGACTACTCCCGGCCTGGCGCCCCCGTCATCACCGGGTACGCCGTCCAGAACGTCCTCACCGTCCGCGTGCGCGACCTCGACCGCCTCGGCAGGGTCATCGACGACGCCCTCGCCGCCGCCGGCGATGCCGCCCGGCTCAACAGCCTCCAGCTCGGCTTCAGCAAGCAGGACGACCTCCTCGAAACCGCCCGCAAGAACGCTGTCACTGATGCCCGCCGGCGCGCCGAGACCTTCGCCGCTGCCGCCGGCGTCCGCGTCGGCGACGTCCTCGCCATCACGGAGACCGCCGCCGGCGGCCCTGTTCCCCTTGGTCTGCCCGCCGGCCGCTCGGCCGCCGATACAGCCACCCCGGTCGAAGTCGGCGAGTCCACGGTCACCGTCACCGTCTCCGTCCGCTTCGCCATCGAACAGTAG
- a CDS encoding energy-coupling factor ABC transporter permease, translating to MPLFLLHAADGFFSVPVSLVFWAITIAALAISLKRAGERLDERAIPLMGVMAAFIFAGQMFNFQIPGGTSGHLLGGVLAGILLGPYAGTVVMACVIAVQALVFQDGGLVVLGANIFNMGIIGTMGGYWVYRAIAGALGGEEKGRLPAAAVAAWLSVVTAAVVVSIQLALSDTTSLGAALVAMVGWHVIIGIGEAIITVGALAFIRVARADLLTLREASAA from the coding sequence ATGCCGCTCTTTTTGCTCCACGCTGCCGACGGATTCTTCTCCGTCCCGGTCAGCCTCGTCTTCTGGGCCATCACCATTGCCGCGCTCGCCATCTCCCTCAAGCGTGCCGGCGAACGCCTCGATGAGCGCGCCATCCCGCTCATGGGCGTCATGGCCGCCTTCATCTTCGCCGGCCAGATGTTCAACTTTCAGATTCCGGGCGGCACTTCCGGCCACCTCCTCGGCGGAGTCCTGGCCGGCATCCTCCTCGGTCCCTACGCCGGCACCGTCGTCATGGCCTGCGTGATCGCCGTCCAGGCGCTCGTCTTCCAGGACGGCGGGCTCGTCGTCCTCGGCGCCAACATCTTCAACATGGGCATCATCGGCACCATGGGCGGCTACTGGGTCTACCGCGCCATCGCCGGCGCCCTCGGCGGCGAAGAGAAGGGGCGCCTCCCCGCTGCCGCCGTCGCAGCCTGGCTCTCCGTCGTCACCGCGGCTGTCGTCGTCTCCATCCAGCTCGCCCTCTCCGACACCACCTCCCTCGGTGCCGCCCTCGTCGCCATGGTCGGCTGGCACGTCATTATTGGCATCGGCGAAGCCATCATCACCGTCGGCGCCCTCGCCTTCATCCGCGTCGCCCGCGCCGACCTCCTCACCCTGCGCGAAGCATCCGCCGCCTGA
- a CDS encoding RNA polymerase sigma factor has translation MTDTLEPPDEHLVSLSKDGNLAAFNSLVDRYQSLVFTLCYRLIGERTAAEDAAQEAFLSAYRALHQFKGGSFRSWLLRIAANAARDELRRRMRRIPARSLSAEDSDDSALDPPDPAADPAAAFDDRSLGPALEAALRSLPPDQREVLLLADVHGFQYEEIAAATGVAMGTVKSRLFRARERLRRALERRPELFTRSGRLHDRGER, from the coding sequence ATGACCGACACGCTCGAACCCCCCGACGAGCACCTGGTCTCTTTGTCAAAAGACGGCAATCTCGCCGCCTTCAACAGCCTCGTCGACCGCTACCAGTCCCTCGTCTTCACGCTCTGCTACCGCCTCATCGGCGAACGCACCGCCGCCGAAGACGCCGCCCAGGAGGCCTTCCTCTCGGCCTACCGCGCCCTCCACCAGTTCAAAGGCGGCAGCTTCCGCAGCTGGCTCCTCCGCATTGCGGCTAACGCCGCCCGCGACGAACTTCGCCGCCGCATGCGCCGCATCCCTGCCCGGTCGCTCTCGGCCGAAGACTCCGACGACTCCGCCCTCGACCCCCCGGACCCTGCCGCCGACCCGGCCGCCGCCTTCGACGACCGCTCGCTCGGCCCCGCGCTCGAGGCCGCCCTCCGCAGCCTCCCGCCCGACCAGCGCGAGGTCCTCCTCCTCGCCGACGTCCACGGCTTCCAGTACGAGGAGATCGCCGCCGCCACCGGCGTGGCCATGGGCACCGTCAAATCGCGCCTCTTCCGCGCCCGCGAACGCCTCCGCCGCGCTCTCGAACGCCGCCCGGAACTTTTCACGCGCTCAGGACGTCTTCACGACCGAGGGGAACGATGA
- a CDS encoding anti-sigma factor family protein — protein sequence MIDRIFRRHRRWHDLLTDVVSGRASPGRREAFERHLAACDACRTRFEGQQAIHAALGGLPLLEPSRSLRLTPAMLEPSRRPAPSPLPAALVLAVRGIAAAAVALFTAVAVLMLADTPDRDTVSTAPAEGPAGGGLMSTEAADGAPVAPFAAPSPEATSAAGVAAPPNGGVSGAAAAVPGSVTPAPPPSAAGAASPQDASASPAPGERAAGPPAPKAVGDGEGPAAAARSETGEARWPLYAAGAVAALALAALAGVELLRRRRTP from the coding sequence ATGATCGACCGGATCTTCCGCAGGCACCGCCGCTGGCACGACCTCCTGACTGACGTGGTCAGCGGCCGCGCTTCCCCCGGCCGGCGCGAAGCGTTCGAACGTCACCTCGCCGCCTGCGACGCATGCCGTACCCGCTTCGAAGGGCAGCAGGCAATTCACGCCGCCCTCGGCGGGCTCCCCCTCCTCGAGCCCTCGCGGTCGCTGCGCCTCACGCCGGCCATGCTCGAACCATCCCGCCGTCCGGCCCCGTCGCCGTTGCCCGCTGCGCTCGTCCTCGCCGTCCGCGGCATCGCGGCTGCCGCGGTTGCCCTCTTCACCGCCGTCGCCGTGCTCATGCTGGCCGATACCCCGGACCGCGACACTGTCTCCACCGCGCCCGCCGAAGGCCCTGCCGGGGGCGGTCTCATGAGCACCGAAGCGGCCGATGGTGCGCCCGTCGCCCCGTTCGCTGCGCCCTCGCCCGAAGCGACGTCGGCGGCCGGCGTGGCGGCTCCGCCGAATGGGGGCGTCAGCGGTGCTGCAGCGGCCGTCCCCGGCAGTGTCACCCCCGCGCCGCCGCCGTCCGCCGCCGGCGCAGCCTCGCCGCAGGACGCTTCCGCCAGTCCCGCGCCCGGCGAGCGCGCCGCCGGGCCGCCCGCGCCGAAGGCCGTCGGCGATGGCGAAGGCCCCGCCGCTGCAGCCCGTTCCGAAACTGGGGAGGCCCGCTGGCCCCTCTACGCCGCCGGCGCCGTCGCCGCCCTTGCGCTCGCCGCTCTCGCCGGCGTCGAACTCCTCCGCAGGAGGCGCACCCCATGA
- a CDS encoding PDGLE domain-containing protein — MTATAPSERSFLRRWGWAIAGLIIAALVVIFLAPAASSDPDGLDRVAEDKGFVENAKDPPYEWLTDYSIPGIDNETVSVVLAGLIGVGLVFAVTVGLGAAVRTAKKNRGSSA; from the coding sequence ATGACCGCCACCGCACCCTCTGAACGCTCGTTCCTCCGCCGCTGGGGCTGGGCTATCGCCGGTCTGATCATCGCCGCCCTCGTGGTCATCTTCCTCGCACCGGCTGCCTCCTCCGACCCCGACGGTCTCGACCGCGTCGCCGAAGACAAGGGATTCGTCGAGAACGCCAAAGACCCGCCCTACGAATGGCTTACTGATTACTCCATCCCGGGCATCGACAATGAAACGGTCAGCGTCGTCCTGGCCGGCCTCATCGGCGTCGGCCTTGTCTTCGCCGTGACCGTCGGCCTCGGCGCAGCAGTCCGCACTGCGAAGAAGAACAGGGGGAGTTCCGCCTGA